One genomic segment of Pseudorasbora parva isolate DD20220531a chromosome 6, ASM2467924v1, whole genome shotgun sequence includes these proteins:
- the nfascb gene encoding neurofascin — protein sequence MRELKGWRIPAIFTILQQTWILAMEIPPEVRQPPMIIKESVQDHIVDPVDPIIVECEATGNPPPVFTWTRDGVYLNVARDPQVSMRRRSGTLEIFFWGRPDDYEGVYQCTATNEFGSALSSHIHLRVSKARTWLKEYLEPVSVVVGLPLILPCNPPVGPPKPDTYWLNSTMTPIRQDRRVSKAENGDLYFSSIIAEDAVTNYVCVARFPFTNTIQQKPPLILQVLTARMAAHTAPKFLKPKGTASTTIAMLGEELVLECFAAGVPTPSIKWTKDWEEMSMTGKKLENFNKTLRIKKIAMDDGGDYICTASNRMGSLDHVITVRVKSVPFWVEKPESLVLSRDDSGSIVCRADGIPRPQIQWLVNGEPISDAPKSSGRQVSGDTLIFNGVVPDSAAVFQCNASNQYGYIMANAFLAVMDMKPRLLGPRDELFKTTEGNNTRLDCPYFGSPKPDLRWSKGGLGTLEGDRHMILPNGTLEISNTKLQDQGTYVCVASNVIGRDEKEVQLEVKEPIKIIRAPHNTVVIRGSLARFDCKIKFDPSLDVTVTWLKDKKFLILGRRMTKDEDSLSIADVYRRDEGIYTCRIKSELEEVTASAKLTVMDRPDPPSDLEISDPSERSVRLTWIPGLSNHNAIKEYLVQYTEDLLADYWLLPSGWKNLTSYPGNLNSVVLQLTPFVEYRFRVIAVNGIGPSKPSWPSAYYQTGGAVPDAIPRNIQGLGSGVFRNNMEISWEPLEYREWNGPKLGYMVWWKRRDSREEWKNYTTYWWCSCIIYDADTFTPYEIKVQAINFFGYGPESPIVLGYSGEDRPVAAPTDLRVSDIESTTLTVHWEPVARVDIMGEIKEYKVYYWRESSRLPWHIVSRRIKTKSFKANGPRLSGTLTGVVPYSNYKMYIVVANNRYEGPPSNTIEFQTPEGVPTIPRSFRIMHRHYDTIYLDWEEPAEPNGILIGYILKYQTLNITLKDRIQVEYIPPNITYFSLRRLDRYTRYKFSLAAQTEVGVGEAFTEESPHFTTEEYTREQVDIVTQGWFIGLMCAVALLVLIMLIVFFIKRSRGGKYPVRDKKDFALEPMDDRENGTFDYRSLERITRVSTMPYSRREEDSRQGRSQGAIEHIGRRTNSDDSLMEYGEGEEIEFNEDGSFIGEYTGVSKRNTDRSPYHDSSEPTSPVAIYSFA from the exons ATGAGAGAGCTGAAGGGTTGGAGGATTCCTGCTATATTTACCATCCTACAGCAAACATGGATTTTAGCAATGGAAATTCCTCCTGAGG TCAGACAACCTCCAATGATTATTAAAGAGAGTGTTCAAGACCACATAGTAGATCCAGTGGACCCAATTATAGTGGAGTGTGAGGCAACCGGCAATCCACCTCCAGT CTTCACATGGACACGTGATGGGGTTTACCTGAATGTGGCACGGGATCCTCAGGTCAGCATGAGGCGGCGTTCTGGGACATTAGAGATCTTCTTCTGGGGTCGACCTGATGACTATGAGGGCGTCTATCAGTGCACGGCGACTAATGAGTTTGGCTCTGCTCTGTCCAGTCACATCCATCTGCGTGTCTCCA AGGCCCGCACGTGGTTAAAGGAGTATCTGGAGCCAGTATCAGTGGTGGTTGGACTTCCTCTCATCCTTCCCTGCAATCCCCCTGTAGGCCCTCCAAAGCCTGATACCTACTGGCTGAACAGCA CAATGACACCAATCCGGCAGGATCGTCGAGTATCAAAGGCAGAGAACGGAGATCTGTACTTCTCCAGTATCATAGCAGAAGACGCTGTTACGAACTATGTCTGTGTCGCCCGCTTCCCCTTTACGAACACCATCCAGCAGAAACCACCCCTCATCCTGCAGGTGCTCACAG CTCGCATGGCAGCCCATACAGCACCCAAGTTTCTGAAGCCCAAAGGAACTGCCAGCACAACAATTGCGATGCTGGGGGAAGAACTTGTTTTGGAGTGTTTTGCTGCCGGAGT TCCGACTCCCTCCATCAAATGGACTAAAGACTGGGAGGAGATGTCTATGACAGGAAAGAAGTTGGAGAATTTTAATAAGACGCTTAGAATAAAGAAGATCGCCATGGACGATGGAGGAGACTACATCTGCACCGCTTCAAACAGGATGGGCAGCCTGGACCATGTCATCACTGTCAGGGTCAAAT CGGTTCCATTCTGGGTGGAGAAGCCTGAGAGTCTGGTTCTGTCTCGTGATGACAGCGGTAGTATAGTGTGTAGAGCTGATGGTATTCCTCGACCCCAGATACAGTGGCTAGTCAATGGAGAGCCAATCAGTG ATGCTCCTAAGAGTTCAGGCAGGCAGGTTTCAGGAGACACTTTGATTTTCAACGGCGTAGTTCCAGACAGCGCTGCTGTGTTCCAGTGTAATGCCTCAAACCAGTATGGCTATATCATGGCAAATGCTTTCTTGGCAGTAATGG ATATGAAGCCCCGTCTGCTTGGTCCTAGAGATGAACTGTTTAAAACAACAGAAGGCAATAATACGCGTTTAGACTGCCCATATTTTGGCTCTCCTAAACCTGACCTGCGGTG GTCAAAAGGAGGACTAGGTACCTTAGAGGGAGATCGTCACATGATTCTTCCAAATGGTACATTGGAAATCAGCAACACAAAGCTACAAGATCAGGGAACATATGTGTGTGTTGCAAGCAATGTCATTGGACGGGATGAGAAGGAGGTTCAACTAGAGGTGAAAG AGCCCATTAAAATTATTCGTGCCCCACACAACACTGTGGTCATAAGAGGGAGTCTGGCTCGCTTTGATTGTAAGATTAAATTTGACCCGAGTCTGGATGTTACTGTTACTTGGCTTAAGGACAAAAAGTTCTTGATTTTAGGAAGAAG GATGACAAAGGATGAGGATTCTCTGAGCATTGCTGATGTGTACAGAAGAGATGAAGGCATCTACACCTGCAGGATTAAAAGTGAACTGGAGGAGGTCACTGCCTCAGCCAAACTCACTGTGATGG ACCGGCCAGACCCGCCCAGTGATTTAGAGATATCAGACCCATCAGAGAGGAGTGTTAGACTCACCTGGATTCCAGGGCTGAGCAACCACAATGCTATTAAAG AGTACCTGGTTCAATATACTGAAGATCTCCTTGCAGACTATTGGCTGCTGCCGAGCGGCTGGAAGAACCTGACTAGTTACCCAGGCAACCTGAACTCTGTCGTTTTACAGCTAACTCCATTCGTAGAGTACCGATTTCGGGTCATTGCTGTAAATGGCATAGGACCCAGTAAACCCAGCTGGCCATCTGCATACTACCAGACTGGAGGAGCTG TGCCTGATGCCATCCCAAGAAACATCCAAGGATTGGGAAGTGGAGTGTTCAGAAATAACATGGAAATAAGCTGGGAG CCACTGGAGTACAGAGAATGGAATGGGCCGAAGCTGGGCTACATGGTTTGGTGGAAACGGAGGGATTCAAGGGAGGAGTGGAAGAACTACACAACATACTGGTGGTGTAGCTGCATCATCTATGACGCTGACACCTTCACGCCCTATGAAATTAAAGTTCAGGCCATCAACTTCTTCGGCTATGGCCCAGAATCCCCTATTGTGCTTGGTTACTCTGGGGAGGACC GCCCTGTTGCCGCTCCAACTGATCTGAGGGTGTCAGACATTGAGAGCACAACGCTGACAGTCCATTGGGAACCAGTGGCACGAGTCGACATCATGGGTGAAATAAAGGAGTACAAA GTTTATTACTGGAGAGAGAGCAGTCGACTGCCCTGGCACATTGTGAGCAGGAGGATTAAGACCAAGAGTTTTAAAGCCAATGGACCGCGTCTGTCTGGGACCCTGACTGGTGTTGTCCCGTATAGTAACTACAAGATGTATATTGTGGTGGCCAATAACCGCTACGAGGGTCCTCCCAGCAACACCATTGAGTTTCAGACACCTGAAGGAG TGCCCACGATTCCCAGGTCGTTCAGGATCATGCACCGGCACTATGATACAATTTACCTGGACTGGGAGGAACCTGCAGAGCCCAATGGCATTCTGATTGGGTACATTCTCAAATATCAGACAT TGAACATCACTCTGAAGGACAGAATCCAAGTGGAATACATTCCTCCTAACATCACCTACTTCTCTCTGCGCCGGTTGGACCGATACACTCGATACAAGTTCTCACTCGCAGCACAAACTGAGGTTGGAGTCGGGGAGGCGTTCACAGAGGAATCGCCCCATTTTACAACTGAGG AATATACCCGGGAGCAAGTGGACATCGTGACGCAGGGCTGGTTCATTGGCTTAATGTGTGCAGTTGCTCTTCTCGTTCTCATCATGCTCATAGTCTTTTTCATCAAGAGAAGCCGAGGAGGAAAATACCCAG TGCGGGACAAGAAGGACTTTGCACTGGAGCCAATGGATGATAGAGAGAACGGAACGTTTGATTACAG GTCTCTTGAAAG GATAACACGAGTGTCCACCATGCCCTATAGCAGACG TGAGGAGGACAGTCGACAGGGACGCAGTCAAGGTGCGATTGAACACATTGGCAGGAGAACGAACAGTGACGACAGCCTCATGGAGTACGGCGAGGGGGAAGAGATCGAGTTCAACGAGGATGGCTCCTTCATCGGTGAGTACACTGGTGTCAGTAAGAGGAACACCGACAGGAGCCCGTACCATGACAGCTCTGAGCCCACGTCTCCTGTGGCCATCTACTCTTTTGCTTAA
- the LOC137079504 gene encoding calcium-independent phospholipase A2-gamma-like, with translation MKYLLTNIKNVSHLVRSICSSPQSTWRIPLKSNRAIKTIRLFGAVSSNMKYKKGLGLQMYNLYSTSSRETFKAKAPIGVYQNSRNTFRLHLLGMRLGESFNRLSQHINLYFKQKQVSVIDYGQNELISAVQEPLIRTQRRVQRERRSGESRAFIGTPSIEQVNQTSSNQPLTSAYPGLQLFHISSMANRFGETYSYVANHINSVFSRNPAKQIHVAVSSDDGFRRSRSRKRRVMGNKSVICKETEQTQQKISLGTRPEIENYVSSSWEELYLHFASHVNRYFGAKVADTAEESPHVDHELAHTETNTLKTSVSLDPLSKTKRTTSLLQPKSPGLFHMSSLTTRFGENYTYMANHVNLYFKRSSASDCSENEEVGEELYTEHCRGSSEDMVSQEKTVPFFECLLKPSTLPGFVGSYLGMGSSKRSDRTTVTRTPEEMLDKTVLKRRKEDEMTRFLLNRLEEASVPSSITSCVEKLNTHLIQHPACKAVVWQVYNTTLKYPRAVLAFMLGLVRITLDECEEMYHRFGTDVFRQNPLVGTVKMGWTHSYYNTETWEMILREKMGQEILIKTARDELSPKVSAVSAVVNWGKSPKAFIFRNYNHAPGRLSRYAGGSGYRLWQAVRASSAAPGYFQEFPLHGDIHQDGGLILNNPCALAVHESRLLWPNQHFQCVLSLGTGRYDNARRGPATSTSLRAKISNLICSATDTEGVHTLLDDLLSPNVYFRFNPMLSSNVTLDESRPEVLQQLQKDTQLYLDRNRPKLQCLCDVLMAERTAIWKARDWMGGKAWELQQRWA, from the exons ATGAAGTATCTCCTcacaaacattaaaaatgtgtcTCACCTTGTCAGGAGCATCTGCTCCTCACCTCAATCTACTTGGAGAATTCCTCTCAAATCTAATAGAGCAATAAAAACCATAAGACTTTTTGGAGCAGTTAGCAGTAATATGAAATATAAGAAGGGATTGGGCCTTCAGATGTATAATTTATACTCAACCTCCAGTAGAGAGACATTCAAAGCAAAAGCACCCATTGGAGTTTACCAGAACAGCAGGAATACTTTTCGGCTGCACTTACTTGGAATGAGATTAGGAGAGTCTTTTAATCGTCTCTCCCAACACATTAACTTATACTTTAAGCAGAAACAGGTCTCTGTGATAGATTATGGGCAGAATGAATTGATATCTGCAGTGCAGGAACCACTTATCAGAACACAGAGACGAGTTCAGAGAGAGAGACGCTCTGGAGAGTCCAGAGCATTTATAGGGACGCCTTCCATTGAGCAGGTCAACCAAACATCCTCAAATCAACCTTTGACCTCGGCCTATCCTGGACTACAGCTCTTCCACATCAGCTCCATGGCAAACAGATTTGGGGAGACGTACAGCTATGtggccaatcacattaactcgGTTTTCTCTCGAAATCCAGCAAAGCAAATCCATGTGGCGGTATCATCAGATGATGGGTTCAGAAGGTCTAGAAGCAGAAAGCGAAGAGTTATGGGTAATAAAAGTGTTATTTGTAAGGAAACTGAGCAAACTCAGCAAAAAATTAGTTTGGGTACAAGACCAGAGATTGAAAACTATGTATCTAGTTCCTGGGAAGAACTATACCTTCACTTTGCCAGTCACGTCAATCGATACTTTGGGGCAAAAGTTGCAGATACTGCTGAGGAATCACCACATGTTGATCATGAGTTGGCACACACTGAGACAAACACCCTGAAGACATCAGTCTCACTGGACCCGCTAAGCAAAACTAAACGCACTACCTCTCTTCTTCAGCCTAAATCTCCGGGCTTGTTCCACATGAGCAGCCTCACCACACGCTTTGGGGAAAATTACACTTACATGGCCAACCACGTTAATCTGTACTTCAAAAGATCTTCAGCTTCAGACTGTTCAGAGAATGAGGAGGTGGGTGAAGAGCTGTACACAGAACATTGCAGAGGCTCATCTGAGGACATGGTGAGCCAGGAAAAAACAGTGCCCTTCTTTGAGTGCCTGTTGAAACCCTCAACTTTACCTGGCTTTGTGGGCAGCTACCTCGGAATGGGCTCTAGCAAGCGTAGTGACCGTACAACTGTAACAAGGACCCCAGAGGAAATGCTGGATAAAACT GTTTTGAAGAGGAGGAAGGAAGATGAGATGACAAGATTTTTACTGAACAGACTGGAAGAGGCTAGCGTACCATCATCCATCACTTCTTGTGTGGAGAAACTGAACACTCACCTCATTCAGCACCCAGCATGCAAGGCTGTGGTGTGGCAGGTATACAATACAACACTCAAATACCCCA GAGCAGTTTTGGCTTTCATGTTGGGTCTAGTCCGTATCACTTTAGATGAATGTGAAGAGATGTATCATCGTTTTGGGACAGACGTTTTTCGACAAAACCCCCTGGTTGGTACAGTGAAGATGGGCTGGACACACTCGTACTACAACACTGAAACATGGGAGATGATCTTAAG GGAGAAGATGGGGCAGGAGATTTTAATTAAAACGGCAAGAGATGAGCTGAGCCCTAAG GTGTCTGCTGTAAGTGCCGTAGTGAACTGGGGGAAAAGTCCGAAAGCATTTATCTTCCGCAACTATAACCACGCTCCAGGAAGATTGAGCCGCTATGCCGGAGGATCGGGGTACCGGCTGTGGCAGGCTGTCCGCGCCTCTTCTGCTGCTCCAGGATATTTCCAGGAGTTCCCTCTCCACGGTGACATACACCAG GATGGTGGTCTTATCCTCAATAACCCCTGTGCTCTGGCTGTCCATGAAAGCCGATTGCTGTGGCCCAATCAGCACTTCCAGTGTGTGCTGTCGCTGGGAACTGGTCGCTATGACAACGCTAGAAGAGGGCCTGCAACCTCCACTAGTCTGAGAGCCAAAATCAGCAACCTGATCTGCAGTGCCACCGATACTGAGG GTGTTCACACTCTGTTGGATGACCTCTTATCACCGAATGTGTATTTTCGCTTTAACCCGATGCTGAGTTCAAACGTGACACTGGATGAGAGCAGGCCTGAAGTGCTTCAACAGCTGCAGAAAGACACACAGCTGTACTTGGACCGGAACCGACCCAAACTGCAATGTCTATGCGATGTGCTGATGGCAGAGCGCACAGCAATATGGAAAGCACGGGACTGGATGGGTGGGAAAGCGTGGGAGCTGCAGCAGCGCTGGGCTTGA
- the LOC137078805 gene encoding uncharacterized protein yields the protein MAVRIHLVGALRYGYIGSRTSVVSSQRLICSHEGGRGSSDSIRVLYDGECPICVKEISFLQFLQRKRAEKVDFVDISLPEYDGTKYGVSYDMAMEEMTVIDTNNKIHRGVPAFTVMYGAVGLGWLGRFISLPLIRPVMDLAYGVFARNRLKWTGREGCTTGRCAKKDT from the exons ATGGCTGTCAGGATACATTTGGTTGGAGCTTTACGTTATGGTTATATCGGCTCCAGGACGAGTGTCGTTAGTTCACAGCGACTGATCTGCTCTCATGAGGGAGGACGAGGATCATCTGACAGTATAAGG GTACTCTATGATGGAGAATGCCCAATATGTGTTAAAGAAATTAGCTTTCTTCAGTTTCTTCAGAGAAAAAGAGCAGAAAAGGTAGATTTTGTGGACATTTCACTGCCAGAATATGACGGGACAAAATATGGAGTCAGTTATGACATGGCAATGGAGGAAATGACAGTGATTGATACGAATAACAAG ATTCATCGTGGTGTGCCAGCTTTTACAGTCATGTACGGTGCGGTGGGTTTGGGTTGGCTTGGACGGTTCATCTCTCTCCCACTGATCAGGCCTGTAATGGATCTCGCCTATGGGGTGTTTGCAAGAAACAGACTAAAGTGGACCGGCAGAGAGGGCTGCACCACTGGACGATGTGCTAAAAAAGATACATAA